From Romeriopsis navalis LEGE 11480, the proteins below share one genomic window:
- a CDS encoding sensor histidine kinase: protein MFNRTRYQLLLAYLLVLTIVLSSFAIAVRTTFTHNLNQQLNQRLQILATALGLELEREDGQLVVENETALSPTQAVQWFDAQGQLLEAQGSYKIQLPFKPQINRQTQIQPQPATSLTQPVTDQDSGNLIGYVRVSESTQPLQATLRSLDLGLGSGIALSLLLSGIGGIWLIRQAMQPIEQSFHHLQRFTSDASHELRSPLMAIRANVEVALKYDTDMRPADAEKFRAVQSAVIQLTDLTEDLLALARVDQVNRHTQQVIHVRGMITRVIELYQAKAQQQQVQLTANISETLFVLGDKTQLLRLLINLLENALRHTPTNGQIHLQSRSQGKHILISIQDSGSGIAPEHLPHIFERFWQADRSRSYQTRGFGLGLAIAQNIAQKHGGNIQVTSQLGQGSCFTIALPRYAFPAMRLT from the coding sequence ATGTTTAATCGCACGCGCTACCAGCTACTGCTTGCTTACCTCCTAGTGCTGACAATAGTTTTGAGCAGCTTCGCGATCGCCGTCCGGACAACATTTACCCATAACCTCAACCAACAGCTAAATCAACGACTCCAAATCCTCGCCACAGCTTTAGGACTGGAATTAGAGCGAGAAGATGGACAGCTCGTGGTCGAAAATGAAACGGCACTCAGTCCCACCCAAGCCGTTCAGTGGTTTGATGCTCAAGGTCAACTCTTAGAAGCCCAAGGCAGCTATAAGATTCAACTCCCGTTCAAACCCCAAATAAACCGCCAAACTCAAATCCAACCGCAACCGGCAACCAGTTTGACCCAACCGGTCACAGACCAAGACTCTGGAAATTTGATCGGCTATGTCCGCGTCAGCGAATCCACCCAACCGTTACAAGCGACATTACGCAGTTTGGATCTTGGTCTGGGTAGCGGCATTGCTTTGTCTCTATTGCTCAGTGGCATCGGCGGAATTTGGTTAATTCGCCAAGCGATGCAGCCGATCGAGCAAAGTTTCCACCACTTGCAACGGTTTACCAGCGACGCCTCTCACGAACTGCGCAGCCCGCTGATGGCCATTCGGGCCAATGTCGAAGTCGCGCTCAAATATGACACAGACATGCGTCCGGCGGATGCCGAGAAGTTTCGGGCGGTGCAAAGTGCCGTTATCCAACTTACAGATCTGACCGAAGATTTATTGGCCTTGGCCCGTGTCGATCAAGTCAACCGCCACACCCAACAGGTGATTCATGTCCGGGGGATGATCACCCGAGTGATCGAGCTGTATCAGGCCAAAGCCCAACAACAGCAAGTTCAGCTCACCGCCAACATCAGCGAGACCTTATTCGTCCTCGGAGACAAAACACAGCTACTCCGCTTGCTGATCAACCTGCTCGAAAATGCACTCCGCCACACACCCACAAACGGTCAAATTCATTTGCAGAGTCGCTCACAAGGCAAGCACATCTTAATTAGCATTCAAGATAGTGGCAGTGGAATTGCCCCGGAACATCTGCCCCACATTTTTGAACGGTTCTGGCAGGCCGATCGATCGCGCTCCTATCAAACGCGGGGATTTGGGCTCGGACTCGCGATTGCCCAAAACATCGCCCAAAAGCACGGTGGCAATATTCAGGTAACCAGTCAGTTAGGGCAAGGTAGTTGTTTTACGATCGCGCTACCCCGCTATGCTTTCCCGGCCATGCGGCTCACCTAA
- a CDS encoding response regulator transcription factor produces the protein MKILFVEDDDRIARPVVEDLRHQKYIVDYVADGLTAWAYAEASEYDCILLDLMLPKLDGITLCKRIRQSGYSGFILMLTAKDTVTDRVLGLDAGADDYLVKPFAIEELSARIRALSRRPQQFQDQVLQRGQLRMNLQTREVDYAQQPLDLTPKEFMLLECLMKRPSTVFTCEMLLDQVCELDRQAGTGTIRTHLTNLRRKFKQLGCQQNPIRTIYGVGYRLSSNGYNL, from the coding sequence ATGAAAATCTTATTTGTTGAGGATGATGATCGCATCGCTCGACCCGTGGTCGAAGACTTGCGACACCAAAAATATATCGTTGACTATGTGGCCGATGGACTCACGGCTTGGGCCTACGCTGAAGCCAGCGAATATGACTGTATTCTGCTGGATTTGATGCTGCCCAAATTAGATGGCATCACGCTCTGCAAACGCATTCGTCAGAGTGGCTACAGTGGCTTTATTCTGATGCTGACAGCGAAGGATACCGTCACTGATCGAGTGCTCGGCCTCGATGCTGGAGCCGATGATTATTTAGTCAAACCCTTCGCGATCGAGGAGTTATCGGCCCGCATTCGCGCCCTGTCACGGCGGCCCCAACAGTTCCAAGATCAGGTTTTGCAACGGGGGCAACTCCGGATGAATCTGCAGACCCGTGAAGTTGACTATGCCCAACAACCATTAGACCTAACGCCGAAGGAATTCATGTTATTGGAATGTTTGATGAAACGGCCCAGTACGGTCTTCACCTGTGAAATGCTGCTTGATCAAGTTTGTGAACTCGATCGACAGGCTGGAACCGGGACGATTCGCACCCACCTGACCAATTTGCGGCGAAAATTCAAGCAATTAGGTTGCCAGCAAAATCCTATCCGTACCATCTATGGCGTCGGTTATCGGCTCAGCAGCAACGGTTACAACCTTTAG